The stretch of DNA TTTTAATTGGCATTTCTCAATTTATAAACTTACTATGCGTACTTTAATTCGCAATATCAAAACGCTCTTACTTGGCGATGATCAAGCGCCAATGATGGTAAAAGGAGCTGCTATGCAAAATCTCCCAACACTAAATAATGCTTTTGTTTGGGTAGAAAAAGATAAAATTGTTGACTGGGGTCCAATGAGTGAGTGCCCTGTAGCTACACCTGACCAAACAATTGATGCAACGGGTGCCTTTGTCCTACCTACTTGGTGCGATTCTCATACACATCTGGTCTTTGCGGCCACAAGAGAAGGTGAATTTATAGATAAAATTCAAGGCGTCTCTTACGAAGAGATTGCTCGTAAAGGAGGAGGAATTCTTAATTCTGCCCAACGCCTCCAAAATACTCCTCAAGAAGTACTATTAGAAGCCGCTTATAAACGCTTAATGGAGGTCAAAAACTATGGCACAGGAGCCATTGAAATCAAAAGTGGGTATGGGCTTAGTTTGGCAGCAGAACTAAAAATGTTGCGAGTCATTCAGCAGCTCAAAACAATGACAAAAATTCCTATTAAAGCAACCTTTCTGGGGGCTCATGCTTTACCACTTGCTTACAAAGATAATAGGGCTGGTTATCTCCAACTTATTATCGATGAAATGTTACCTCAAATCGCAGAAGAGGGCTTAGCGGATTATATTGATGTTTTTTGTGAAAAAGTTGCTTTTTCGGTAGCTGAAACCGAACAACTTATGGAAGCAGGTGCTCGATATGGCTTAAAGCCTAAAATCCATACCAATCAATTTAATTGCATGGGGGGAATCCAAGCCTCTGTTGCACACCAAGCTATTTCGGTGGATCACCTAGAAGTCATCAATGAAGAAGAAATTGCTTGTTTATTAGCCTCTGACACCATGGCAACTCTGCTTCCCTCTGCTCCTTTCTTTATCAATGATCATTATCCGCAAGCTCGCAAAATGATTGATGCGGGTATGGCAGTAGCTTTAGCTAGTGATTACAATCCTGGATCGACTCCTTCAGGCAAAATTCCTTTTGTCTTATCGTTGGCTTGCATCAAGATGAAAATGTTGCCCGAAGAAGCTATTTTTGCCGCTACGCTAAATGGTGCTTATGCCATGGAAGAGGCACATCGTTTGGGATCTATCTCCAAGGGAAAGTTAGCGAATTTGATTATTACCAAACCAATGGACTCCATCGCATATATGCCTTATGCTTTTGGCTCTGACTGGATTGATAAAGTTATGATTTCAGGAGAAATTTAATGATTCAACAAGAAAGCTCTTTGATGATTAATCAAAGAGCCCCTTTATGAATCCATTACCTAAATTATATACATTGGTTATTTAGAGCAACTTGTTGCTCTGCTATTGTTAGAACAAATCAAGAATTTTTTTATTTCTTGATTTGTTCGCAATTGCTTTGGCATCATCTCCTGAACGATAGGCATCATAACCTCTCGAAATCGTATGCTTTATATCTGCTCCTTGCTCTATCAAATATCGACTTGCATCATAATGCCCTGCAATAATCGCTTCGTGCAAAGGAATAAAACCATAGTCCTCGGCAAGATTTATACTAGCTCCTGCTTCTACTAAAAGTTGAATCGTTGGGACGTTTCCTGCTCTAGCGGCAACATGTAAAGCAGTAAAACCATCGCTATCCTGATGATCTAATTCTTCTTTATAATTGGGATAATCTGTTACTAATTTTTGAACAATCATACTCGTAATCTCTGGCGATATTTCAGCAGCATCTCTTAATGCTTTTTGATTTGCCCCTTGCTTTGCTTGCCCCAAATCAATCCCATTATTAATTAATATTTTGGCAATTTTCACATGCTCCATATACTCATTATCAAAAGCCAGAATACGAGCCCCTTTATGGTATAGACTATTGATACAAAGCATCAACGCATTAAAATAACGAGCTTGCAAGGCATTGATATCTGCACCATATTTTAATAAGAGTTGAACCATTGCAGCGGTTTTATCGCTAGCATTGTCGTTTCTAGCAACTGACAATAAAATAGAAGTTGTATTGTTGGCATCTTTCATGTCAGCATCCCCTCCATTCTTTAAGTATTTTTCTACAACTGCTCCTAAATTATTAAGGGCGGCTTGTCTTATTTCATCAATACTAAAAGTTGTTTTTTTGGTATCTAGCAGTGGTAAGATATTAATTCGATCCTTCGCTTGAGCAATATTCAGAGCGAGTGTACCGATTGGAAAACTTTCCTTTTTAGCTATTGAAGCCCGATTAGGATCTACCCCTTTTTTTTGCAAAAATTTTAGAATATCTAAATCATCCTCTGTATCCACCAAATGATGTAGAGCAGTCCACCCAGCAGCATCTATCTCATTTATATCCTGAATATCAACCTGTTTAAAAAATATTTTTACAGCATCTAAACGCCCACTTCTAGCAATTGCATGCAAAGGCAGTTCCCCGCTGTTATTGGGGATATTCGTCGCTGTGCCACCTTTCAACAAAGCTTTTATTATTCTAGGCTCCCCTATTCTACAAGCTAGTAAAAAAGGACTGTTGCCTTCCTGATCCACAATTGATAAATCTGGTTGTGCTTTTATTATATTTAATGCGATCTCAATGGCATCATAATACAACGTTTGTCCAGTTGGTCCCCAAGATTTCTCTGCACAATATCGCTGATCTTTTAAAGGGAAAGAACGTTTTTCTTTGTTCACATGATAAGTAAATAGACCATTTTTAAGTTTATATTCTACATACCGATCACCATTATGCCCCTCTGAATACCAGTCTGATATTCTTGCATTTTCAATTGTTTCTAAAATGCGAATCAAAGCCGTCTTCCCTGCCTTATCTTGGCTGTTAACGTCAGCTCCCAATTTTAGCAAAGTTTTGGCGTGTTTTACCTTATCCAAAGGCTTACAACAAAGCGTATGAAGGGCTGTAAATCCTTTTTGGTCTTTTATGCCTAAATTCGGTTTTGTTTTGGTTCTTGTCAAATAAGAAAGAACATGAAATGGGCTTTTTTCGGCGGCAATATGAATAGGGGTCTCTCCTTTCTTATTTTGGACATTCAGATCCCCTCCTTTTGCCAATAACCTCTTTGCAATTCGATCATAAACATTTATTCCTGCTGCAATATGCAAAGAAGTATCTCCTGCTCTATTTTGATAATTAACATCAGCTCCTGAGTCCATTAAAATAAAAGAAATCGTAGAGTCTTTAGCTATTGCCAAATGCAATACAGAATCGCCATCTGAAGTAATGGCATTGGGGTTAAGTTCTCCATTATATTTCAAATCTCTTACCTTACTATCATTATCGCTGATTACTGCATCTATTGTTTTTTGTATTGACATTCTTTAATGTTTAAGGGTATAAATAAGGGATATGACCGATTCTTAGTTACAAAAATAAGCCGTTTAAAGTTGTTTTTGAAAGCTGATGTATAAGTGTCAAGCGTAGATGTACAACTGTTCTACATGGAACAATAAGTGATGGCACACGATTACAAACGAAGTGCTTTACCATCTTGAAACGCTATAATTAGACAAAATTTCTCCATTGCTATAAAACTGTAATTTATGAAAAACAATGCTAGGGAACTGTTTCGATAATTCTTCTATTTCTTGATATGAAATTTTAGCTCTATAATGAACGCTAATTAGCTTAAGATTGGGCAATTTTTCCAAAATAGCACTAGGAATTGTTGTTAATGCTTCACTTTTAAGATCCAATAATTCTAAACTTTCTAAGCCTCCTAGCGCCAAAGGCAAGCTTACTAAATGCTTATCGGTAATCATTAGCTTTTTGAGTTGTTTGAGCTTATTCACCCCATCAAAAGGCAAAGAAATTTTCAACTGACGCAAATTGCTTAATTCACCTATAAATTCAGGAGTTTTAGGCAAAGGATTGTTGATAATCGTTAAATATTCTAACTCACTTAGGTTCGCAATTGTTTCTGGCAATTCTGTCAATTTATTGGCACTAATATCTAATGATTTAAGTTGTTTGAGTTGCCCAATACTGCTCGGTAATTTTTTTATTTTATTGGACCATACAGACAATTCCTTTAGCTGATCTAAATCGCCTATTGTGGCAGGAAGTTCTTCTAAACTATTTTGAAAGAGGAGTAATTTCTCTAATTGTTTTAATTTTCCAATACTATCTGGTACATTTTTTAGGTTATTTCCTGTCCCTGCCAATCGACATACCTTAAGGTTTGTCAAACCGTCTAATACATTGGGTATCTTTTTTAGAGGACCAAAAGAAATATTCAATTTTTCTAGAGCGGCAAGATCTTTAATAGTTTCAGGAAGTGTCTCTAGCTCGTTATCCACCAATTCCAATGATTCTAAATTTTTGAGTTTGCCTATTGTAGCAGGAAGTGTCTTCCATTTTGTACCATAAATATCAATTTTATCGATCTTTTCACATAAGGGAGAAAAACCCCAAACGCCAGCTCTTTCTTTCAAAGAAAGTTTATCCTTTGCTACTTTTTCCAAAATAGTAGGGATAGAACGAATGGTACTTTTGCCAAAAGCATCTAGCAAGGGCTTAAATCGTTCAAGAATAGCTGCTTTTAATTCTTTGGATTGACCTTTCAACATTTCCAAGCCTAATTTTGCATTCTCTTTGTCCATCGTCAATAACTGACAAATGTTTTCATATTCTTGTTTCATATCAATTTACCTTAAAATATTTGTTTTATGTAATGCTCTATTTTCTCTGTATTCTTCATTAAGAACGGGTATTGCCAATTCGAAAAACCTCGATATTTTAGCAGCGTATCCAAATAATGGTTCAGAGAAAGAGAAGGAAAACCAAAACCATCAGAATTGTTGGCTAGGTAATATAACTCATCTTCGATTTCGTTTTTTTCACGATCAATCAGCCATCCAATATTCACAACATTATTCCATGTTTCAATTAATCTAAAGAAAGGAATGTCTTCCAATTCTTCTGCTTCAAAATGTCGATAATAACACTTAGAATTCACCTTAGGATGAGATATTCCTAAGTTGGGAAAAGGCAGTATATCAATGACTCCAGAAATAGCATTCCTTTGGTCGCACTCAAACCGTGCAATATTATTTTTTAATAAATTGCATTCCCATGATATTTTAATACCAGAACCCACCGCAGCATAAAACTCTAAATAAGAGGGGGGTAATATTGGCAAGTTCAGTCGCTCCTGTTCTTCTCTAATGGCCTGAACACTTCGTTTTTCCCCCACAAAACCTTCCAGTAGATTTATTTTGCTGTTATTCTTTAGTTCAGAAATTAATCCTTCAAATTTTGATCTATACTCCCTCATCTGTCTTATCTGTTATGAGCTTATTTAAGTAATCAAGTAGTTAAATAAACGTCATTTTTTAATCAAACAAAACACAAAAAAAATGTATTTATAATACAACCAAAAACACTAAACATTCTATAACACACTAATAACAAACAAAATATAAGTTTTAAAAATAGGAGATTCAAGCCTTAACATTTGCTCCTTTCATAACAAAAATTTCGGAGCCTTCTGCCAAAAATACAGAATCAGGTTGTTGATTAATAAAAGCGAATTGCTCGCCATATATTTGAGAAAAATCGCCTTCTGTCTCAAAATTACAGACCTGATACATATCCCACGTAGGGTGCCCGACTTCGTATTGTGCCGTTTTTTGGTCGTTAAGTCGAGTATAGCCCCAAAAATGTTCCGTAATAAACTCGGCTTCACTACCTTCCTTTATTTTTAACGGTTGAGGAATTGCCTCTACCTTCATTTTGTGCCACTGTTGATTTTTTTTTGCCTCATAAGACAGCTCCATTTTTTGAGCATTGGATGTTATAACATGACGCATGGGCAAGGTTTCATAATGTTCTCCATAAATGGTATTCGCCACCCAAGAAATCATTCTTTTAGGAACAATTTCTTTGATGAAGACAACCCCTCTACGCCATTCGCTCCCATGTTGGTATCGTACATAAAATCGAAGATTTATTTCTTCAAAATTTCGATAAAAAGGAATGGGTACTCCCAAAACCTTTGTATTCAAGAATAAAAAACCAACAAGACTTAGGTGCAACTTTCCATTCCAATCATCCAATTCTGTCCCCATGGGCAAATAAGGTTTTAAGAGTTCGGGCTCTACTAAATAATTTGCCAAGATTAATTTGCGCCATTCTGCTGTCAAGAACTTCATATTGTTTGGTTGATTTCGTTTGTTTTTGTAATATCGTCTATCCTTTAGAACGATCGATTGGTAGTACTCCGTACCTCAAAAATAATTTACGCAACATCCACCTTATAACCATTTCAAGATCAAAGCCCTTAGGCTCTCTTAAAACATAAGGTTCTCTACGCAGTACAGCTTTAGTCAATATAAAAATTTATACCCACTATGGCAAATAACAACGAACCATTAGCCGAACGCATGCGCCCAAAATCTTTGGAGGATTATATCAGCCAAAAACATTTGGTAGGTAAACAGGGAGCTTTAACCAAAGTAATTCAAGTTGGGAGAATTCCTTCTTTGATCTTGTGGGGACCACCTGGCACAGGCAAAACTACGCTAGCCACGATTATTGCAAGTACATCGGGACGACCATTCTATAGTCTATCGGCCATCAATGCAGGTGTCAAAGATGTACGAGAAGTCATCAAAAAGGCGCAGGGGCATCATGGCTTGTTTAGTCCTCAACAACGCCCCTTGCTATTTATTGACGAAATTCATCGGTTTAGTAAATCTCAACAAGATGCCTTGCTTGGAGCTGTAGAAAAAGGAGTGATAACCTTAATTGGAGCTACAACAGAAAATCCTAGCTTTGAGGTCATTCCCGCTTTATTGTCTCGCTGCCAACTCTATATTCTAAATAGCTTAGAAAAGGAAGATTTGGTGCAGTTGTTAGAAAATGCTAAAACCAAGGATGCTTTATTATCTCAAAAAGAAATCATACTAAAAGAGGTGGATGCCCTCTTACGATTTTCAGGTGGGGATGCTCGAAAATTATTAAATGTCTTTGAATTAATCTGTACTTCTGAAGATACGCCAACCGTTACCATTACAGATGCCTTGGTGCAATCAAAAGTTCAGCAAAATATTGTTCGATATGACAAAACAGGAGAACAACATTATGATATTGTTTCTGCATTCATTAAATCCATTCGAGGATCAGATCCTAATGCAACGGTTTATTGGTTGGCTAGAATGATAGAAGGAGGGGAAGATGTCAAATTTATAGCAAGAAGACTTATCATTGCTGCTGCGGAAGACATTGGGCATGCCAACCCTACCGCTTTGGTTATTGCTAACAATACATTTCAAGCCGTTACAACCATCGGTTTTCCTGAGAGTCGAATTGTTTTGTCACAATGTGCAACTTACTTGGCTGCTTCTCCCAAAAGCAATGCCGCATATATGGCTATCAATAACGCTCAACGCTTAGTCAAACAAACGGGTGACCTTCCTGTTCCACTGCATTTACGAAATGCGCCAACCAAATTAATGAAACAACTCAATTATGGCAAAGAGTATCAATACTCCCATGACTATCCTGGTAATTTTGTGCAGCAGGAATACCTGCCAGAAGGAATAGAAGGAACTACGCTTTATCAGCCAGGCAACAATCAAAGAGAACAAGGCATGAAAAATTATTTAAAACATTATTGGAAGGATAAATACGGTTATTAAAAGCTAAAAAATGAGAGTTATATTACAACGTGTGAAGGAAGCCTCTGTTACGATTGACCAGCAAGTTCATGCTCAAATTGAATCGGGATTACTTTTATTACTAGGTATTGAACAAGCCGACCAAACAGAGGATATTGAATGGCTGTGCAAAAAAATACTTAGCCTCCGTATTTTTGGCGATGCTGAGGGTAAAATGAATCGCTCTGTTCAAGATATTGAGGGATCTATTCTTGTCGTTAGTCAATTTACCTTACATGCCAATATCAAAAAGGGCACTCGCCCTTCTTTTATAAAAGCAGCTCGTCCTGAAATCGCCATTCCTCTTTACGAGTCATTTGTCCACCACCTAGAAAAAGGCTTAGGAAAACCAGTTGGTACAGGCATATTTGGAGCAGATATGAAAGTCGCCTTGATCAATGATGGTCCTGTCACGATTATTATGGATTCTCAAAACAGAAGTTTTTAGGGAAATTCATTGATACTACAAAGGGTACCTTTGATTGAATAAAAACATTCATTCATTGAAAAGAGCACTATCTATCCAACAATCTTCTCCTTTTTTCGTCTATTTTGTATTCCAATAGTGTTACAACTTCATTCGTTTTGTATCATTATTAAAATGACAATAATCAAAAACTATGGATTCAATTACGCAGGCAACGCTTGGAGCGGCAATGGGGCATGCTGTTTTAGGC from Aureispira anguillae encodes:
- the dtd gene encoding D-aminoacyl-tRNA deacylase, with protein sequence MRVILQRVKEASVTIDQQVHAQIESGLLLLLGIEQADQTEDIEWLCKKILSLRIFGDAEGKMNRSVQDIEGSILVVSQFTLHANIKKGTRPSFIKAARPEIAIPLYESFVHHLEKGLGKPVGTGIFGADMKVALINDGPVTIIMDSQNRSF
- a CDS encoding replication-associated recombination protein A, coding for MANNNEPLAERMRPKSLEDYISQKHLVGKQGALTKVIQVGRIPSLILWGPPGTGKTTLATIIASTSGRPFYSLSAINAGVKDVREVIKKAQGHHGLFSPQQRPLLFIDEIHRFSKSQQDALLGAVEKGVITLIGATTENPSFEVIPALLSRCQLYILNSLEKEDLVQLLENAKTKDALLSQKEIILKEVDALLRFSGGDARKLLNVFELICTSEDTPTVTITDALVQSKVQQNIVRYDKTGEQHYDIVSAFIKSIRGSDPNATVYWLARMIEGGEDVKFIARRLIIAAAEDIGHANPTALVIANNTFQAVTTIGFPESRIVLSQCATYLAASPKSNAAYMAINNAQRLVKQTGDLPVPLHLRNAPTKLMKQLNYGKEYQYSHDYPGNFVQQEYLPEGIEGTTLYQPGNNQREQGMKNYLKHYWKDKYGY
- a CDS encoding ankyrin repeat domain-containing protein, which translates into the protein MSIQKTIDAVISDNDSKVRDLKYNGELNPNAITSDGDSVLHLAIAKDSTISFILMDSGADVNYQNRAGDTSLHIAAGINVYDRIAKRLLAKGGDLNVQNKKGETPIHIAAEKSPFHVLSYLTRTKTKPNLGIKDQKGFTALHTLCCKPLDKVKHAKTLLKLGADVNSQDKAGKTALIRILETIENARISDWYSEGHNGDRYVEYKLKNGLFTYHVNKEKRSFPLKDQRYCAEKSWGPTGQTLYYDAIEIALNIIKAQPDLSIVDQEGNSPFLLACRIGEPRIIKALLKGGTATNIPNNSGELPLHAIARSGRLDAVKIFFKQVDIQDINEIDAAGWTALHHLVDTEDDLDILKFLQKKGVDPNRASIAKKESFPIGTLALNIAQAKDRINILPLLDTKKTTFSIDEIRQAALNNLGAVVEKYLKNGGDADMKDANNTTSILLSVARNDNASDKTAAMVQLLLKYGADINALQARYFNALMLCINSLYHKGARILAFDNEYMEHVKIAKILINNGIDLGQAKQGANQKALRDAAEISPEITSMIVQKLVTDYPNYKEELDHQDSDGFTALHVAARAGNVPTIQLLVEAGASINLAEDYGFIPLHEAIIAGHYDASRYLIEQGADIKHTISRGYDAYRSGDDAKAIANKSRNKKILDLF
- a CDS encoding leucine-rich repeat domain-containing protein, with the protein product MKQEYENICQLLTMDKENAKLGLEMLKGQSKELKAAILERFKPLLDAFGKSTIRSIPTILEKVAKDKLSLKERAGVWGFSPLCEKIDKIDIYGTKWKTLPATIGKLKNLESLELVDNELETLPETIKDLAALEKLNISFGPLKKIPNVLDGLTNLKVCRLAGTGNNLKNVPDSIGKLKQLEKLLLFQNSLEELPATIGDLDQLKELSVWSNKIKKLPSSIGQLKQLKSLDISANKLTELPETIANLSELEYLTIINNPLPKTPEFIGELSNLRQLKISLPFDGVNKLKQLKKLMITDKHLVSLPLALGGLESLELLDLKSEALTTIPSAILEKLPNLKLISVHYRAKISYQEIEELSKQFPSIVFHKLQFYSNGEILSNYSVSRW
- a CDS encoding YqjF family protein — its product is MKFLTAEWRKLILANYLVEPELLKPYLPMGTELDDWNGKLHLSLVGFLFLNTKVLGVPIPFYRNFEEINLRFYVRYQHGSEWRRGVVFIKEIVPKRMISWVANTIYGEHYETLPMRHVITSNAQKMELSYEAKKNQQWHKMKVEAIPQPLKIKEGSEAEFITEHFWGYTRLNDQKTAQYEVGHPTWDMYQVCNFETEGDFSQIYGEQFAFINQQPDSVFLAEGSEIFVMKGANVKA
- the hutI gene encoding imidazolonepropionase, coding for MRTLIRNIKTLLLGDDQAPMMVKGAAMQNLPTLNNAFVWVEKDKIVDWGPMSECPVATPDQTIDATGAFVLPTWCDSHTHLVFAATREGEFIDKIQGVSYEEIARKGGGILNSAQRLQNTPQEVLLEAAYKRLMEVKNYGTGAIEIKSGYGLSLAAELKMLRVIQQLKTMTKIPIKATFLGAHALPLAYKDNRAGYLQLIIDEMLPQIAEEGLADYIDVFCEKVAFSVAETEQLMEAGARYGLKPKIHTNQFNCMGGIQASVAHQAISVDHLEVINEEEIACLLASDTMATLLPSAPFFINDHYPQARKMIDAGMAVALASDYNPGSTPSGKIPFVLSLACIKMKMLPEEAIFAATLNGAYAMEEAHRLGSISKGKLANLIITKPMDSIAYMPYAFGSDWIDKVMISGEI